The genomic region TGCAAAATATCGCCGACTAATTTGCCGGTGAATTTGCCATCTTTGACCTCCGCGACGGTGCCAAGCGCGCCGGTAAAGCCAAAACGCTGGGCAAGAATCTGCGCCAACTGCACAGGCGTTGCGGTAACCAACCAGACCTGCTGGCCGGCATCTAAGTGCATCTGCGCTAACTCGCGGGTGCCGGGATAAGCGCGTCGGGCCATGGAATTGTCCACAATCTCTTCGCACAGGGCCACCATGTCGTCCACGGACCGGCCGCGGAAAAAGTCCAGGGCCAACTCGCGGCCTTTGTCCACATCCTGGGCGTTTTCTTTACCGGAGATGCGAAATTTAATCTGCTTCCACGCAATCATGCGGATTTGTTTGAAAGTTAAAAACCTTTTGCGGGCAAGGCCTAGCCCAAAGGAAAGGAGCGACGAGCCTTGGATCAACGTGTTATCCACATCGAAAAACGCCGCAGCACCGGTATCGATCGGGATATCCGGGTCAGCGGCGGTGATGTGCTTGCTACCTGCAGCGTCAAAAGAGCCGGATACTGAATCCACGCCTTTGGCGTAGGAATCAAAATCTAAACCATAGACTTCATTAATGGCAGCTCCGGCCGCGGCTTCGCCGGCTTCGCGCTGTTCCTCATCGCCAATGGGTGGCAGGTAGGTATTTTCAAGGAAATTACGCAGGTTGCCCCGGCTGGCAGTCCAATTTGCTAAGAAATCGCGAGGAGAATCCGGAAAGCCTGGAGGGGTAGGGTTAGATGTCATCGCGTTCCTGGGAGAGAAGTTAAAACTTAAAGTCTTTCAGTAATGTTTCTATAGTAATGGTTTTAGCCCTGCTCGTCTTGTGCAAAACAGGACGGGATAGTTTGAGGGGCCCACGTGCTGGTCAAAAGGAGATGTGCCATCCACACCGTAGAATTAATGGTTCGTACAACCTGCGGATCCTGCAAGCGTGTTCATGAACAAATCACCCCAGTGGTTGAAGCAGCAGGCGCGGAGTTAATCGTGCGCAACGTTGACCATGACCAGGAGCTCGCAGCGGAATACGGGGACCGCGTTCCGGTTGTAGTAGTTGACGGGGAAGAATTTAGTGCCTGGGAAGTCGACAACGAAGAACTCGCAGCGGAGCTTGCATAAACCATCGGCGTGTCGGCGGCGGTTCGGGAATCGTGGACTAAAAGGGTATCCTTTGGTTTGATCTAATTTATCGTACTTTTTATTGATACACGGAGTGTGGCGTTCAGGCGCTGAGGTTGCCATGACGCGGCGAAAGTGCCGGCCCTACATACAAGCTGCCATCGACGTTTGCGCTGCACCCGAACACCTGGAGGAATGTTCATGAGCATGCTCGTTGTGGGAATGTCCCACCAGTCCGCCCCAGTGGCGCTGCTAGAACGACTCAGCATGGATGACACGGTTCGCAATGACACCTGTGAGGTTTTAATTCAAACGCCTTCGTTGTCGGAGGCAATGATTGTGTCGACGTGTAACCGGCTCGAGGTCTACACCGTCACGAATTCTTTCCACAGCGGTGTGCAAGACGTGGTGAAGGTTTTAGCCGCCAATTCGGGCGTGGATGAAGACGAGCTGCGTGGCTACTTATATGTCCGCTATGCCGATGCCGCAGCAGAGCACTTGCTCACGGTCACCGCGGGCCTTGACTCCATGGTGGTAGGCGAACAGCAAATCATTGGCCAGGTGCGCACCGCGTATCAGCTTGCAGCAGAACAGGGCGCAGTGGGCCCACGCATCCATGCGCTGGCACAATCTGCGCTGCACACGGGCAAGCGCGTGCACTCTGAAACCAAGATTGATGAAGCCGGCTCCTCCATGGTCTCTTTTGCCTTCGACCAGGCCATGATGGCCATGGGTGCGGTTGATCTGACAGGCAAGACCGCTTTGGTCTTAGGTGCTGGAGCGATGTCCTCGCTCGCTGCTACGCAGGCCGGACGTTTGGGCGTGGACAAGCTGATTATCGCCAACCGCACCTTCGACCGCGCTGAGCGCTTGGCTGGGCATGCGCAAGAAGCTGGGGTGTATGCAGAGGCCATCGACTTTGCTCAGCGTGCTGCAGTGCTTGTCGATGTCGACGTGGTCATCTCCGCCACCGGCGCCCAAGAATTCACGCTGAGCAAAAATGATATCCCCGAGGGTCATAATTTGATGGTCATTGACCTGTCCTTGCCGCGGGATATCGATGATGCCGTGGCAGACCACAAGGGTGTGACCTTAATTAACATCGAGCGGCTGAGCCATTCTTTAGACGCCGCAGATACCGAGGTCGCAGGCGGCACGGATCCGCAGGTAGAAGCCCGCGCCATCGTGCGCGAAGAACTCGAAGCCTATAGCTCCGCTCAGCGTGTACGCGAGGTCGTGCCCGCAGTCGCAGCATTGCGCCGTCGCGCTGCCGACGTGGTCGAATGCGAATTGGGACGCTTGCAGCAAAAATCGCCGGAGCTTACCGATGATCAAATTGGCGATGTCTCCCAAGCGCTGAAGCGAGTAGTGGACAAACTCTTGCATGAGCCCACCGTGCGCGCGAAGAAGCTGGCTGCAGATTCCGGTACTGTAAGCCATGAAACTGCACTGCAAGAGCTATTTGGCCTGCAGCTAGAAGGCTCCGGCGTAGCCGTCGATGTCAAAGAATTACCCGAAAATCTTGATGTTCCTGCATCAGGAAAGGATGTTTAACCATGTCTGAACTCAAAAAAATTGGCACCCGCGGCTCCAAGCTCGCTACCACCCAGGCCGGCCATGTGCGCGATTGGATTACTGACAACGGCACCCCGAGCGAATTACATATCGTTACCACCGCGGGCGATGTGAATATGGCACCCGTCGAGCGCATCGGCGTCGGCGTATTTACCCACGCTCTGCGCGAGGCACTGCATGAGCAAGAATGTGATATTGCAGTCCACTCTTTTAAGGACTTGCCGACCGCGCCCGATGAGCGCTTTCACCTGATTGTGCCCAAGCGCGAAGATAACCGCGAAGCATTGATTGCACGCGATGGACTCACTCTCGATGATCTGCCCGAAGGTGCGAAGGTCGGCACGTCTGCGCCACGTCGAATCTCTCAGCTGAAGGCAATGCGTCCCGATCTGGATATTCGCCCTCTCCGCGGCAATATTGAAACCCGCATGTCGTATGTCACCAACGGTGAACTCGACGCTGTGATGTTGGCTTATGCCGGTTTGGTGCGTGCAGGTTATGCCGATCGCGCAACGCAGGTCTTTTCTCCCGACGTTCTCATGCCAGCTCCCGCGCAGGGCGCGCTGGCAGTAGAAGTAAACGCGCAAGACGCTGAACTGGTCAACGCGGTCAATGCCATCGCGGATGCCAAAGCTGGCCTGCAGGCCGCGGGCGAGCGCGCTATCCTGCGCCGCCTCGAAGCCGGGTGTACCGCACCGGTGGCTGCAACGTCTGTCATTGAAGACGACCTGATCACCGTCCACGGCGGGGTCTTCCAGCTTGATGGTTCCCGCCAGGCCGTAGCTTCTGAGACTGGTCCGTTGGAAAATTCTTATGAGCTTGGCATTAAAGTTGCCGAAGCGCTCATTGAACAGGGAGCGTTTGAAATTATCGAAGCCAGCTAGGCACCCGCAAAACAGTGTGAGATGGCACCTGATATAGGCGCGGGTTTTGATTGCGGCCTATTCAACTTATATGGTGTAAATATCACAAGGTCTATTGCGGATGTTTTATCGGCTCCCTTTAAGGGCCCCCAGGGCATAAAACCCTGGGCTTTTGGCCGTAATGACCAGTTTATATTTTCCGTTTTCCACATTGGCTCAACGGTCTTTAGCGCGCAGCGCAGTCACCGGCACGTTGTAGATGGCGGCGCGCGGCGGCAAAGACCATCTTGATTGCCGTTGACACTAGAAAAGAACCCTTAATGAGCAATGCCGTGCCCCAGCTTGGGAAAGTGATCTTCGTTGGCGCAGGCCCAGGAAATCCTGAGTTGCTGACCGTACGTGCCCGTGAAGTGCTAGCCCATAACGCGATCGCGATCGCCGATACTGAGGTTTTAAACGGTGTGAGGGACATAGTCGGCACAGCTCTTCCTGTTCCTGAAGATAAACTCGCCGCGCACGAAGCCGAGTATGAGCAAATGGTCGCTGATGCCAAGGCTCAAGGCGCACGCCGCAAGCCACCTCGTCCGGCAGCACCAACTGCTGCGGAATTGCGCGAAGCAACCCCCACGAATGGGGAATCCGGCGTGGAAGCCAATGTGGCCGCCATGCAGCAGGGACTCAAAGATGCCCAGGATTTTGCGGTTACGCACTCACATCCGGAATCTTTAGACGTTATTCGTCTGGTTACGGGCAACCCGCTCAACCGTGAGTCCATCAAGGCAGAAATTACTGCCGTGGCGGCCGCCGGCCTAGAATTCCAGGTGGTGCCAGGGATGTCCTTGCCATCGACAGTTCCATCATTTGCCGGTCTGGCGCTGGGGTCCACGTACACGGAAGCTGATGTCACCGATGGGGAAGTGGACTGGGACTTGCTGGCGCAAGCCGCACAACCTTTGGTGCTGCAGGCTGCAGCAGAGCACCTGCCACTGATTTCCGAAGAGTTGCTCTCGCGCGGATTGCCCGCGGAGACTGAAGCTTTTGTCACCGTGCACGGTACAACCCGGTTGCAGCGGACGTATGAAACGAACCTGGGAACCATCGGCAAGCTCAATGCGGAGCTCGTCGGGCATTTGGTGGTCACTTTGGGCCGTACCTTTGATGACCGCACCAAGTACTCCTGGTGGGAAAACCGTTCGCTCTATGGCTGGCGCGTGCTCGTGCCACGTCCGAAGGCGCAGGCCGCGCCGATGTCGGCACGCCTGGCATCCTACGGTGCAATCCCGCAGTCCGTACCCACGATTTCCGTGGAGCCACCGCGCAACCCCACGCAGATGGATCGCGCAATCAAGGGAATTGTCGAAGGCCGCTACAAGTGGATTGTCTTTACCTCCGTCAATGCCGTGACCGCGGTGTGGGATAAAATTGCCGACCTCGGCCTGGATGCTCGTGATTTTGCTGGCGTTAACCTCGCTGCAGTCGGCGAGAAAACCGCAGAGGCCATTCGCCAAAAGGGCATGACGCCAGAGGTTCTGCCTAAGCCCAACCGGCAAAACGCCGAAGGCCTGGTGGATGTCTTCCCGAACTTCGTCGAAGATATTGATGCCGTCGGTCGCGTGCTGCTACCGCGCGCAGATATTGCAGGCGAAGCCCTCGTAACCGGCTTGGAAGCACTCGGCTGGGAAGTCGATGACGTGGTGGCTTACCGCACTGTGCGCGCTGCACCGCCGTCAGCAGAAGTACGCGACATGATTAAATCCGGTGGTTTTGATGCCGTGGCATTTACCTCCGGATCTACCGTGCGCAACCTCGTTGGCATTGCTGGCAAGCCGCATCAGCGCACGATTATCGCCTGCATTGGCCCGTCGACGAAGGCCGCAGCCGAAGAGATGGGGTTGCGCGTTGACGTGGTTCCAGAAGTTGCTGACGTGCCATCGCTTGTCGATGCCCTCGCGGACCACGTAGCCGCCCTGCGCGCTGCCGGTAATCTACCTGCGCCGCGCAAGAAGCGTCGCGCACGCAAAAAGACGGTTAAAGTTGAGAAGTAAAAGCACAGAGTAGCTGATGTTTATCCAGCATCAGGTTCCTGTCTTTTAAACCATATTGAAGTCTTTGTTGAAGGAGCCTGATTAAAGGTGAGCTATTTCCCTCATCGTCGTCCACGTCGTCTGCGCCAAAACCCGGCCATGCGCCAGCTGGTTGCCGAAACCCAGCTGTCGCCGCGGGATCTAATCTTGCCGATGTTTTTCGCCGATGGGATTGAGCAACCGAAAGAGATTTCCTCGATGCCTGGGGTATACCAGCACACCGAGGAATCCTTGGTTCAGGCCGTCCGCGAAGCCTATGAGGCCGGCGTGCGCTGCGTGGACCTGTTTGGCGTCCCGCGCGAGGAAGACAAAGATGCCCAAGGCTCCCCAGCCTGGGATCCGGAAGGTGTACTCAACCGCGCGCTGCGCTTGTTGCGCAAAGAATTTGGCAATGACATCTTGCTGATGGCCGATACCTGCCTGGATGAGTTTACCGACCACGGTCACTGCGGCGTGCTTGATGAACAAGGCCGCGTGGACAACGACGCGACCTTGGAACTCTATGTCGCTATGGCCATTGCCCAGGCGCGCGCCGGTGCTCATATTGTGAGCCCCTCTGGAATGATGGACGGGCAAATCGGCGTGATCCGCGAGGGCCTGGATGCCGCTGGCTTTGAAGATGTTGCCATCATGGCTTATTCCGCAAAGTACGCCTCGGCCTTTTTCGGGCCGTTCCGTGAGGCGGTTGGTTCCTCGCTCGAAGGCGATCGCCGCACCTACCAGCAAGATCCGGCAAACTACCGCGAATCCATGCTGGAAGTAGACATGGATATCGAAGAAGGCGCGGACTTTGTCATGGTCAAGCCCGCTCTTCCTTATCTGGATGTACTCGCCGGTGTGGCTGAGCGTTCGCCCGTTCCTGTTGCTGCCTACCAAGTCTCTGGTGAGTACGCCATGATTAAGGCGGCGGGAGCAAATGGTTGGATAGATGAAAAAGCCGTTATGATGGAGTCTTTAATCTCAATCAAGCGTGCTGGCGCTGATCAGATTTTCACCTATTTCGCTACCGAAGCAGCTCGCATGCTGGCGAAGGATGCTTAAGCGCTAGCTTCTTCCCAGTTCGAAGCCGTCTCAAGGAGGCCTCCCCACAGTGATTTCCGTGCCATCGACTGCTAAGCAGCACAACACCCCCGCCCCTCACGGAGCAAGCCCAGTAGAGCAGCCGCAGGATAAAGACGCCAAGCGCAACTTGCCGGAACATCACGAGGCAGCACCGAAGCCTCCTGCTAACGACGAGAAATCGGGCAATTCCGAACAACAACCGGAATCCGTACGTTTACTCATTGCGGTGATGGCCGGCGCCATCGCCCTGGAATTTATCCACCAAGTCTTTTCTTTTATTCTGGCCATCATTAACTTCGATGTCCTCAAGGCCACCGCGAAGCGCACCGTGGGTGAAGATTCGGCGATGTCAGAGACGCTGATCAATATCGGCGCGTGGGGTTCTTTGGCACTGACCACATTGATCTCCCTATCCATCATCGCCGTGCTGGCGATCATGGTGTGGCTGCTCAATAAAAAGTCTAAGCACGCTGGTACTGCCCGCCGCATGCTCTTTATCTTCTCCCTGTACTTCACCTTCCGTCTCTTCCTGGTATTTATGACCAGGCCCGCTACGGGAACAGACTCTCCAGACTGGTTGTACGTCATTGACGGCTCGCTCCAGATTCTGGTCGGCGTAGCTGCAGTCTTGGTGCTGGTCTTTTCCTCGCGTGAGGAAACCTTGGAATATACCGGCGAGATGGAAAAGCTGCGTCAATTAGAACAAGAGCAAAAGAAGCTGCAGGAACAGCGCGCTCGCGAGGCCAAAGAGAAACTGGACAAGGGCGGCAAAGGCGGAAAGAACGACAAAAACCGCAAGAATGTCCAGGATGAAGAAGACTACGGCACCTTCAAGGGCATGGTCGGGCGCTGGTTTAAGTCGGGTAAGAAAAACGATAACGAAAAGAATAAGAAAAACGACAAGAACCAGGACTCGAAGTAAGGTCGAAGCTAGCCAGCGCTGGTGACAGCACTAGAGTTACAGCAGAAATACACAACATAAGGATTTGCGCGATGGACGATTTCGATCGACGGCAAGGACCGGTTGATTACAACCGCGGGTACACCCCTCCGCGCATTCCGCATGAGGTTTCACCGGCGTCGCTGCGCTGGGCTTATTGGATTCTGGTTGTTGCCGCCGTGGTCATGCTGTGCGCGGGACTGTTTGGTATTTTCGGCACCGGTGCAGAGCCGGTAGTAGAAGAACCTGGACCGGTGAAATTTAACCGCTATTTGATCGCCGGGATCAATATCGTTGGCGCCATTATTATTTCCGTGACCTCGCCGCAATTGGCGCAAGGTTCCAAACTCGCCCGCCGCATCATCACGGTCACGGCAGCAGTGGTGCTTTTTGTCATCGTCGCTGGCTTCCTCATTGGAGTCTCCGGGTTCTTCCTAGTTGTCATCCCCGTGCTGGTAGCCGCCGGATTACTGTTGATGTTCCGGCCGGCATCGAATGACTTCATCGCGAAGAAAGCTGGCGACCCGAACTGGGATTGATCCCCACGACATACTGCAGGACTCATACTTTCGGACGATAGTGGGGCATAATGGCAGTTATGTCGAAACGTCATCTCACCAATGCTCCCTTGCTTGATGCTGCTGCTGGCAAAACCCCATCGCGCCCAGCAGTGTGGTTTATGCGCCAGGCAGGTCGTTCACTACCGGAATACCGCACCGCACGCGAGGGCATCACGATGTTGGATTCGTGCTTCATGCCAGAGCTGCTAGCCGAAATTACGCTCCAACCAGTACGCCGTCACGATGTTGACGCCGCGATTTTATTCTCCGATATCGTTGTTCCGCTGCGCGCTGCTGGAATCGGCGTTGATATTGTCGCCGGACGCGGCCCCGTAATGGACAAGCCGGTTCGTACCCGCAGCGATATTGATAATCTTCCTATCCTCGATGAGCACGTGGATGAGGTCGCTGATGGTATCAGGATCATCTTGGATGAACTCACCGATACCCAAGCGCTCATCGGCTTTGTTGGCGCGCCCTTTACCCTGGCGTCGTACCTTGTTGAAGGTGGTCCTTCGAAAAACCACGAAAAGACCAAAGCGCTCATGCATTCTGAGCCAGAGACCTGGCACGCACTGATGAAGCGTTTGGTTCCCACCATTATTAACTTCCTGGATGTTCAAATTGATGCTGGCATTGATGCCATGCAGCTCTTTGACTCCTGGGCGGGCTACCTCAACCGTGAGGACTACCGTAAATACGTACTGCCATATTCCACGCAGATCCTTGACCATGTACAAGGCGTAGTACCTCGTATTCACTTTGGCGTGGGCACCGGAGAGCTATTGCCAGCGATGGCCGAAGCGGGTTCGGAAGTCATGGGCGTGGATTACCGGGTGCGCATGGATGAAGCTGCCGAACGCATCCACGCCGCGCACGGTGCGCATGCATTACAGGGTAACTTGGATCCCGCAATGTTATTTGCTGGCGACGATGCCGTGCGCCAGGCAGTACGCTCAATCCGCGACCAGGTGGCAACCGCCCAACAAGCAGGTCATGCAACCGGGCATATCTGGAACTTGGGACATGGCGTCCTGCCAACCACGGAAGCAGAAGCAATTACGCGTGCTGTCGCGATCATTCACGAGGAGGGCTAAATGAGAATTGCCATTGTTGGCGCAGGTCTAGCGGGGTTAACCACCGCGTATGAGCTTCGACAGGCACAATCTGGACACGATGTGCACGTTGACGTATTCGAAGCCTCAGATCGAATTGGCGGCAAGCTTTTTACCGTGCCGTTTAATGATGGGCCCGTCGACCTTGGCGCGGAAGCTTTCTTGGCACGCCGCGAGGATGCGCTGGAGTTTTTCGCCGACCTTGGCCTAGAGCAATCCTTGGTGGAGCCTTCCGGAAAATCCTCGCTGGTTTATTCCGCTGACACCTTGGATAACCTGCCCCGCGGCGGAGTCATGGGCATTCCCTCGTCTTCAGCCCCGATTACACACTTGATCAGTGCGGACACCGCAGCGCGTATCGATGCGGAAAAAGACGCGGAGGCCATTGACTGGACACCGGGAGAAGACCGGAGCATCGGCAAGCTAGTGCGCGAGCGCTACGGCGATGAAGTAGTCGACCGCGTGGTCTCGTCGTTACTCGGTGGGGTGTATTCCTGCCTGGCTGATGATTTAGGCATTCGCGCGACTGTCCCGCAGTTGGCAGAAGCACTTGACGGCTTGGCTGAAGCAGGGGAGAAGGTCACCTTGTCCGGTGCCGTATCCAAGATTGAGCAGTCCCGTCCAGCGCCGACTGATGGACCAAGTAAGCCCGTATTCAATGCCTTTTCCGGCGGCTATGCCGAGTTGTATGAAACCCTCGCGGAAAAATCTGAAGCAGATATTCACCTGGATACCTTCGTTTCAGGCATCAGCTTTGATACCAAGACACAGCAATACACGATCACTGGGCAGGGAATCCCGGGGGATACCGAGCCA from Corynebacterium ammoniagenes DSM 20306 harbors:
- the hemB gene encoding porphobilinogen synthase, whose protein sequence is MSYFPHRRPRRLRQNPAMRQLVAETQLSPRDLILPMFFADGIEQPKEISSMPGVYQHTEESLVQAVREAYEAGVRCVDLFGVPREEDKDAQGSPAWDPEGVLNRALRLLRKEFGNDILLMADTCLDEFTDHGHCGVLDEQGRVDNDATLELYVAMAIAQARAGAHIVSPSGMMDGQIGVIREGLDAAGFEDVAIMAYSAKYASAFFGPFREAVGSSLEGDRRTYQQDPANYRESMLEVDMDIEEGADFVMVKPALPYLDVLAGVAERSPVPVAAYQVSGEYAMIKAAGANGWIDEKAVMMESLISIKRAGADQIFTYFATEAARMLAKDA
- a CDS encoding glutaredoxin family protein is translated as MVRTTCGSCKRVHEQITPVVEAAGAELIVRNVDHDQELAAEYGDRVPVVVVDGEEFSAWEVDNEELAAELA
- the hemE gene encoding uroporphyrinogen decarboxylase, whose product is MSKRHLTNAPLLDAAAGKTPSRPAVWFMRQAGRSLPEYRTAREGITMLDSCFMPELLAEITLQPVRRHDVDAAILFSDIVVPLRAAGIGVDIVAGRGPVMDKPVRTRSDIDNLPILDEHVDEVADGIRIILDELTDTQALIGFVGAPFTLASYLVEGGPSKNHEKTKALMHSEPETWHALMKRLVPTIINFLDVQIDAGIDAMQLFDSWAGYLNREDYRKYVLPYSTQILDHVQGVVPRIHFGVGTGELLPAMAEAGSEVMGVDYRVRMDEAAERIHAAHGAHALQGNLDPAMLFAGDDAVRQAVRSIRDQVATAQQAGHATGHIWNLGHGVLPTTEAEAITRAVAIIHEEG
- the hemC gene encoding hydroxymethylbilane synthase, producing the protein MSELKKIGTRGSKLATTQAGHVRDWITDNGTPSELHIVTTAGDVNMAPVERIGVGVFTHALREALHEQECDIAVHSFKDLPTAPDERFHLIVPKREDNREALIARDGLTLDDLPEGAKVGTSAPRRISQLKAMRPDLDIRPLRGNIETRMSYVTNGELDAVMLAYAGLVRAGYADRATQVFSPDVLMPAPAQGALAVEVNAQDAELVNAVNAIADAKAGLQAAGERAILRRLEAGCTAPVAATSVIEDDLITVHGGVFQLDGSRQAVASETGPLENSYELGIKVAEALIEQGAFEIIEAS
- a CDS encoding glutamyl-tRNA reductase, whose amino-acid sequence is MSMLVVGMSHQSAPVALLERLSMDDTVRNDTCEVLIQTPSLSEAMIVSTCNRLEVYTVTNSFHSGVQDVVKVLAANSGVDEDELRGYLYVRYADAAAEHLLTVTAGLDSMVVGEQQIIGQVRTAYQLAAEQGAVGPRIHALAQSALHTGKRVHSETKIDEAGSSMVSFAFDQAMMAMGAVDLTGKTALVLGAGAMSSLAATQAGRLGVDKLIIANRTFDRAERLAGHAQEAGVYAEAIDFAQRAAVLVDVDVVISATGAQEFTLSKNDIPEGHNLMVIDLSLPRDIDDAVADHKGVTLINIERLSHSLDAADTEVAGGTDPQVEARAIVREELEAYSSAQRVREVVPAVAALRRRAADVVECELGRLQQKSPELTDDQIGDVSQALKRVVDKLLHEPTVRAKKLAADSGTVSHETALQELFGLQLEGSGVAVDVKELPENLDVPASGKDV
- a CDS encoding HAD-IB family hydrolase, which produces MTSNPTPPGFPDSPRDFLANWTASRGNLRNFLENTYLPPIGDEEQREAGEAAAGAAINEVYGLDFDSYAKGVDSVSGSFDAAGSKHITAADPDIPIDTGAAAFFDVDNTLIQGSSLLSFGLGLARKRFLTFKQIRMIAWKQIKFRISGKENAQDVDKGRELALDFFRGRSVDDMVALCEEIVDNSMARRAYPGTRELAQMHLDAGQQVWLVTATPVQLAQILAQRFGFTGALGTVAEVKDGKFTGKLVGDILHGPGKSHAVAALATIEQLDLSRCTAYSDSANDVPMLSMVGTAVAINPDKKLRDFAEDNDWLIRDYRSVRRAIRAYGLPALLTAVFSVGSWRFLLKRSNKKGNQPRN
- a CDS encoding protoporphyrinogen oxidase, which gives rise to MRIAIVGAGLAGLTTAYELRQAQSGHDVHVDVFEASDRIGGKLFTVPFNDGPVDLGAEAFLARREDALEFFADLGLEQSLVEPSGKSSLVYSADTLDNLPRGGVMGIPSSSAPITHLISADTAARIDAEKDAEAIDWTPGEDRSIGKLVRERYGDEVVDRVVSSLLGGVYSCLADDLGIRATVPQLAEALDGLAEAGEKVTLSGAVSKIEQSRPAPTDGPSKPVFNAFSGGYAELYETLAEKSEADIHLDTFVSGISFDTKTQQYTITGQGIPGDTEPYDRVVVATPAPTTARLLAKVAPEAAEALRPVKLASSAVVGLKFDSDEGLPDASGVLIAADQPGVHAKAFTFSSKKWPHIKDRIGQGALIRVSFGRFGDDSLAREEEDTLVDYALDDLLTITGFDARAAGVSEIYTQRWFGGLPRFDEHHLATVATVREKITAQPGLEVTGAWAGGVGVPAVIADARAAANRILSS
- a CDS encoding uroporphyrinogen-III synthase, which gives rise to MSNAVPQLGKVIFVGAGPGNPELLTVRAREVLAHNAIAIADTEVLNGVRDIVGTALPVPEDKLAAHEAEYEQMVADAKAQGARRKPPRPAAPTAAELREATPTNGESGVEANVAAMQQGLKDAQDFAVTHSHPESLDVIRLVTGNPLNRESIKAEITAVAAAGLEFQVVPGMSLPSTVPSFAGLALGSTYTEADVTDGEVDWDLLAQAAQPLVLQAAAEHLPLISEELLSRGLPAETEAFVTVHGTTRLQRTYETNLGTIGKLNAELVGHLVVTLGRTFDDRTKYSWWENRSLYGWRVLVPRPKAQAAPMSARLASYGAIPQSVPTISVEPPRNPTQMDRAIKGIVEGRYKWIVFTSVNAVTAVWDKIADLGLDARDFAGVNLAAVGEKTAEAIRQKGMTPEVLPKPNRQNAEGLVDVFPNFVEDIDAVGRVLLPRADIAGEALVTGLEALGWEVDDVVAYRTVRAAPPSAEVRDMIKSGGFDAVAFTSGSTVRNLVGIAGKPHQRTIIACIGPSTKAAAEEMGLRVDVVPEVADVPSLVDALADHVAALRAAGNLPAPRKKRRARKKTVKVEK